The following coding sequences lie in one Hydrogenophaga sp. PBL-H3 genomic window:
- a CDS encoding polyprenyl synthetase family protein, producing the protein MDMMYRIQAALDHELSQASSPSAPPRLMAAMRHAVFPGGARIRPQLCLAVASACGEDAPALTNAAAMAIELLHCASLVHDDMPCFDDADTRRGQPTVHKVYGEPLALLTGDALIVMAYQVLARTGALHPSRLAGLIETVCIGTGAPDGIVAGQAWECENRVDLGQYQRAKTGALFVASTCAGAQAAGADPEGWRALGECLGEAYQVADDIRDVLMQADELGKPAGQDAQHGRPSAAADLGLVGAIDHFHGLMQAAIDSVPACQSRRAMRQLVLHESRRLIPQSTCDRIERERTPDHPAVRLAA; encoded by the coding sequence ATGGACATGATGTATCGCATACAAGCCGCGCTGGATCACGAGCTGAGCCAGGCCAGCAGCCCCAGTGCCCCGCCCCGTCTGATGGCCGCCATGCGCCACGCCGTGTTCCCCGGCGGCGCCCGCATCCGCCCACAGCTCTGCCTGGCCGTGGCCAGCGCCTGCGGCGAAGACGCCCCCGCCCTCACCAACGCCGCCGCTATGGCTATCGAGCTGCTGCACTGCGCCTCGCTGGTGCACGACGACATGCCCTGCTTCGACGACGCCGACACACGCCGCGGCCAGCCCACCGTGCACAAGGTGTATGGCGAGCCGCTGGCCCTGCTCACGGGTGATGCGCTGATCGTCATGGCCTACCAGGTGCTGGCCCGCACGGGTGCCCTGCACCCCAGTCGCCTGGCCGGGCTGATCGAGACCGTGTGCATCGGCACCGGCGCGCCCGACGGCATCGTGGCCGGCCAGGCCTGGGAGTGTGAAAACCGGGTCGACCTGGGCCAGTACCAGCGGGCCAAGACCGGCGCCCTGTTCGTGGCCTCCACCTGTGCCGGCGCGCAGGCCGCCGGCGCCGACCCCGAAGGCTGGCGCGCCCTGGGCGAGTGCCTGGGCGAGGCCTACCAGGTGGCCGACGACATCCGCGACGTGCTGATGCAGGCCGACGAACTGGGCAAGCCCGCCGGGCAGGACGCACAGCACGGCCGCCCCAGCGCCGCGGCCGACCTCGGCCTGGTCGGTGCCATCGACCATTTCCACGGCCTCATGCAGGCCGCCATCGACTCGGTGCCCGCCTGCCAGAGCCGCCGCGCCATGCGCCAGCTGGTGCTGCACGAATCGCGCCGCTTGATCCCGCAAAGCACCTGCGACCGCATCGAGCGCGAGCGCACGCCCGACCACCCCGCCGTGCGCCTGGCCGCCTGA
- a CDS encoding methyltransferase: MDALDALKPLSDGPPPSVRDRLASRIDQWMTSPALNRWASGSVFTRWLVRRRSAQLFDLMAGFVHSQVLLACVRLKLFEHVLQAPRTADELATLCRVPTAQLARLLDSAVALHLLEPRGAGRYGLGTLGAPVVAHAGIRDMIEHNAVLFDDMRDPLALLRDPNAARMHAYWPYTEDPTGRPQAPAPSEQFARYSALMATSQRFVIEELLGSYPFAEHRVVLDVGGGMGGWVSALAQRHPHLQLHLFDLPPVAALAAENVQRQGLGDRISTHGGSFTQDALPRGADLVTLVRVAHDHPDGDVRVVLRAIFDALPLGGALLLAEPMAQAGGAPEPSDPYFHFYLMAMGSGRLRTPAELTALMAEAGFTHIERVPNPMPLHAQLLVGRKAHDDRRGLPGKTGNSVNLS; the protein is encoded by the coding sequence ATGGACGCCCTGGACGCCCTCAAGCCGCTGTCGGACGGACCACCACCGTCCGTGCGCGATCGCCTGGCCAGCCGCATCGACCAGTGGATGACCAGCCCCGCGCTCAACCGCTGGGCCAGCGGCAGCGTGTTCACCCGCTGGCTGGTGCGCCGCCGCTCGGCGCAGCTGTTCGATCTCATGGCCGGCTTCGTGCACTCGCAGGTGCTGCTGGCCTGCGTTCGCCTCAAGCTGTTCGAGCACGTGCTGCAAGCCCCGCGCACCGCCGACGAACTGGCCACGCTGTGCAGAGTGCCCACCGCCCAGCTCGCCCGCCTGCTCGACTCGGCCGTGGCCCTGCACCTGCTGGAGCCGCGCGGCGCGGGCCGCTACGGCCTGGGCACCCTGGGCGCGCCGGTGGTGGCGCACGCCGGCATCCGCGACATGATCGAACACAACGCCGTGCTCTTTGATGACATGCGCGACCCGCTGGCCCTGCTGCGCGACCCGAACGCAGCGCGCATGCACGCTTACTGGCCCTACACCGAAGATCCGACGGGCCGGCCGCAAGCGCCAGCACCCAGCGAACAGTTCGCCCGCTACTCGGCGCTCATGGCCACCTCGCAACGCTTCGTGATCGAGGAGCTGCTGGGCTCGTACCCGTTTGCCGAACACCGCGTGGTGCTCGACGTGGGTGGTGGCATGGGCGGCTGGGTGAGTGCGCTGGCACAGCGCCACCCCCACCTGCAACTGCACCTGTTCGACCTGCCCCCGGTGGCAGCACTCGCCGCCGAGAACGTGCAACGCCAGGGTTTGGGCGACCGCATCAGCACCCATGGCGGCAGCTTCACCCAAGACGCCCTGCCGCGCGGCGCCGACCTGGTGACGCTGGTTCGCGTGGCCCACGACCATCCGGATGGCGATGTGCGGGTCGTGCTGCGCGCCATCTTCGATGCGCTGCCCCTGGGTGGTGCGCTGCTGCTGGCCGAACCCATGGCCCAGGCCGGTGGTGCGCCCGAGCCCAGCGATCCGTATTTCCACTTTTATCTGATGGCCATGGGGTCCGGCCGTCTGCGCACGCCGGCCGAGCTGACGGCCCTCATGGCCGAGGCCGGCTTCACCCACATCGAGCGTGTGCCCAACCCG